Proteins found in one Misgurnus anguillicaudatus chromosome 3, ASM2758022v2, whole genome shotgun sequence genomic segment:
- the adprhl1 gene encoding inactive ADP-ribosyltransferase arh2 isoform X2 translates to MEKFQAAMVLGGVGDALGYRKGRWESCISGARIQKELSDLGGLGVLKLDEDHWPLSDGALMHMTTAEALVTDYWCLEDLYRELVRLYVEAMICLQGRAPDPNTVEGCVNLKPNNFLLAWHTPFNEKGSGNGAASKAMCVGMRYWQPERLDNLIEVSIEAGRMTHNHPIGFLGSLCTALFASYAVQGKPLVKWACDLMTVIPKAEEYCRKTIRHMAEYQETWFYFEAKWQFYLEERGLEDSQSKPVFPEHYDAEETDKMYKRWSSEGCPGRRGHDAPMIAYDALLASGSNWEELCKRAMLHGGESSTTGLIAGCLYGLLYGLSQVPAGLYQTLDRRDKLEDLGAKLYRASSTEK, encoded by the exons ATGGAGAAGTTTCAGGCTGCGATGGTTCTTGGAGGAGTCGGAGATGCTCTGGGATATCGTAAAGGTCGATGGGAATCGTGCATCTCGGGAGCCCGAATTCAGAAGGAACTCTCTGATCTTGGGGGTCTTGGAGTTTTAAAACTGGATGAAGATCATTGGCCCCTCAGTGATGGAGCTCTAATGCACATGACCACTGCAGAAGCTCTCGTCACCG ATTACTGGTGTCTGGAGGATCTCTATAGGGAACTGGTTCGACTCTATGTGGAGGCCATGATCTGTCTACAGGGTCGAGCTCCAGATCCCAATACTGTTGAAGGATGTGTCAACCTCAAACCAAACAACTTTCTGTTGGCCTGGCATACACCATTCAATGAGAAAG GTTCTGGTAATGGAGCTGCGTCTAAAGCCATGTGTGTAGGAATGCGTTACTGGCAGCCCGAGAGATTAGATAATCTGATCGAAGTGAGCATTGAAGCGGGCCGAATGACCCACAATCACCCTATAG GGTTCTTGGGTTCTCTGTGTACGGCTCTCTTTGCATCATATGCTGTACAGGGTAAGCCGCTGGTGAAGTGGGCTTGTGATCTCATGACCGTGATACCCAAAGCAGAAGAATACTGCAGGAAAACCATCCGTCATATGGCAG AATATCAAGAGACGTGGTTTTACTTTGAGGCTAAGTGGCAGTTTTATCTTGAAGAGCGAGGTCTGGAAGACTCTCAAAGTAAACCTGTGTTTCCTGAACACTATGATGCTGAAGAGACAGATAAG ATGTATAAGCGGTGGAGTTCAGAAGGTTGTCCAGGACGCAGAGGTCACGATGCACCCATGATCGCGTACGATGCTCTACTGGCTTCAGGATCAAACTGGGAAGAGTTATGTAAACGGGCCATGTTACACGGAG GTGAGAGCAGTACGACGGGTCTGATCGCTGGCTGTCTGTATGGTCTGCTTTATGGACTCAGTCAGGTTCCTGCAGGACTGTATCAGACTCTGGACAGAAGAGATAAACTAGAAGATCTGGGTGCTAAATTATACCGAGCCTCATCTACAGAGAAGTAA